The Synechococcus sp. RS9909 genomic interval TGGGGCTGTTCGGACTGATCACCTGGCGACGGATGCTGGCGGCCTGGCGCTGGGTGGTGCTGGCTGCGGCCCTGGCGGGGGCCGTGCTCACCCCCTCGACGGATCCGATCACCATGCTGCTGCTGGCTGGAGCGATCACCGCCCTGTTTCTGATCGGGGTGGGCCTAGTCGCCCTCACCCAGGGGTTCAAAGCAGAAACTCCTCCAGACGCTCCGCCCCCTGCAGCTGCAGACTGAGAGCCTTGCCGAGCCGGGGCCGATCCCGGGTGGAGGCCAACCACTGCCGCACCGCATCGGCCTGAGCCAAGCGGTTCACCACCTCGAGCACCTCAGCGAGATGGTGCCGATACGCCGTCTCATCCATGGGGAAGGACTGCTGCTCGAGATAGGCCCACATCACCTGCAGATACAAACGGCCTTGCCTAACGACGAGCTGAAGGTCGTAACTCGCCTGCCAGCGCTGCTGAAGACAGGCGATCACCTCCTCCACAGTCAGGGGCTCAGGCACGGTGGCGGGTGAATCAACAAGCACGAAAACAGGCTATGGCGGGAGGTTAAAGCCCAGTCGTTGCAAAGCGTGATGGGCCCTTCAACGTCCATAATGGTCCCCATTCAGTGACGGTTGCCCTCCGCCATGACCCAAGCCTCCTCGAGCGATGTGCCCGGAATGGGTCGTCGGCAGTTCATGAATCTGCTGACCTTTGGATCCGTAACCGGCGTCGCCCTTGGTGCGCTCTACCCGGTTGTGAACTACTTCATCCCCCCGCGGGCCGCCGGTAGTGGCGGCGGCACCGCAGCCAAGGATGAGCTGGGCAATCCCATCACCGCCACCGGCTGGCTGAGCAACCACCCCAGCGGTGACCGCAGCCTGGTGCAGGGCCTCAAGGGTGATCCCACCTATCTGATCGTCGATGGCGACGACGCCATCGGCAGCTATGGCATCAACGCCATCTGCACCCACCTGGGTTGCGTGGTGCCCTGGAACAGCGGTGCCAACAAGTTCATGTGCCCCTGCCACGGCAGCCAGTACGACGCCACCGGCAAAGTGGTGCGTGGGCCGGCCCCCCTGTCGCTTGCGCTTGCCAACGTCAGCGTTGAGGACGACAACGTGTTTGTGAGTCAGTGGACCGACACCGATTTCCGCACGGGCGAGAAGCCCTGGTGGGTCTGAGCCACACCCAGCCTGTCCCTCCTTCCCACCCGCCGTTCCGCCACCGATGCGTCGCCTTCTCTCCCCTCTCCTCGCCGCCCTCATCGTCGGCGTTTCCGTGTTCACCGCCCCGACAGCCAGCTGGGCCTACCCCTTCTGGGCCCAGCAGAACTACGACTCTCCCCGTGAGGCCACCGGCAAGATCGTTTGCGCCAACTGCCACCTGGCCAAGAAACTCACCCAGGCGGAGGTGCCCCAATCGGTTCTTCCCGACAGCGTCTTCAAGGCTGTGGTGAAGATCCCCTACGACACCAGCGTTCCGGAGATTGGCGCCGACGGCAGCGACGTGCCCCTGCAGGTGGGTGCGGTGGTGATGCTTCCCGATGGCTTCAGCCTCGCCCCCCAGGACCGCTGGACTGATGACATCAAGGAAGAAACCGAAGGGGTGTATTTCACCCAGTACAGCGACGATCAGCCCAACGTGATCCTCGTCGGTCCGATCCCAGGCGATCAGCATCAGGAGATTGTCTTCCCGATCCTTTCACCCGATCCCGCCACGGATAGCAACATCCACTTCGGCAAATATTCCATCCACGTGGGCGGCAACCGTGGCCGTGGCCAGGTCTATCCCACCGGTGACAAGAGCAACAACACCGTGTTCACCGCGCCTGGAGCTGGCCGGATCAGCGCCATTGAGGCAGGTGACAATGGTGCCAGCGTCGTAACGATCACGGCTGCCGATGGAAGCGAAGTCAGCGAAACCATTCCCGTCGGTCCTCAACTTCTTGTCGCCATTGGCGATGAGGTGGAGGCGGGTGCTGCACTCACCAATGATCCCAATGTGGGTGGTTTTGGCCAGCTCGATACGGAAGTGGTTCTCCAGAATCCGGTGCGCATCTATGGCCTGCTCGCCTTCTTCGCTGCGGTTGCCCTGGCCCAGATCATGCTGGTGTTGAAGAAAAGACAGATCGAGAAAGTGCAGGCAGCTGAGGGCGTTTGATCACCGTGTCCCTCGTTGCCATGTTCACCTCCCCTGGGCCCGAGCTTGTGCAGCTCGGGCCTTTTGTCTTGCGGTGGTACGGGCTGCTGATCGCCCTGGCGGTGCTGATCGGGCTCAACCTCTCCAGCTGGCTCGCCAAACAACGCCATCTGGAGCAGGGGCTGATTAGCGATCTGCTGCCGATTCTGGTGCTGGCGGCGGTCGTAGGCGCCCGCCTGTATTACGTCGCCTTTGAATGGCGCAACTATCAGGGAGCCTGGTGGGAAGCCTTCGCCATCTGGCGCGGCGGCATCGCAATCCACGGCGCCCTGCTCGCCGGTACTGTCGCTGTGATCCTGTTCTGCCGCTGGCGGCGCCAACCACTCTGGGATGTGCTGGATGTGCTTGTTCCGTCGGTGGTCCTCGGGCAGGCGATTGGTCGCTGGGGCAACTTCTTCAACTCCGAAGCCTTCGGTGTGCCCACCGATTTACCCTGGAAATTGTTCATTGCCTACCCCAACCGGCCGGCCGTCTTCGCCGATGCCGAGTTCTTCCATCCCACCTTTCTGTATGAATCTGTCTGGAATCTGGGGGTGTTCGGCCTCTTGATGGTCCTGTTCGTGCGTGGCCATCGCGGTCGTCTCGTGCTTCCCGCCGGTGCTCTCAGTTGCCTTTACCTGCTCACCTACAGCCTTGGCCGCTTCTGGATCGAAGGCCTGCGCATCGACCCCCTCTGCCTCAGGGGCCTTCCCCCCTTTTGCGATGGAGGCCTGCGCATGGCGCAATTGATGAGCCTCGCCCTGATCGCTCTGGCCGGCGTGGGGCTGTGGTGGCTCTACGGGCGGAAGCGTCCCCTGCCTGATCCCTGCGGACATCGAAGAGAAGCTGCATGACCCAAACCGATGCTCTGGTTTCCATCGTGGGAGCCGGTCCAGGTGCTCCCGATCTGCTCACCAGACGCGCCGAAGACCGCATCCGCTCCGCCGATGTGCTGATCTGGACCGATTCACTCGTTTCGCCCGAAATCGCCGCCCTGGCAGGGCCGGATTGCGAACGGATCCGCAGCAGCACCCTGACCCTCGAGGATGTGGTGCCCCTGATGATCGATCGCGTCCGGCAGGGCCTGCGCGTGGTGCGTCTTCACGATGGCGATCCCTGTCTGTATGGCGCTCTTACGGAACAGATCTGCGGGCTGGCCGATGCCGGCATCGATACGGAGGTGGTGCCGGGCCTCAGCGCCTACCAGGCGACGGCCTCCGCGCTGAAGGCGGAACTCACCATCCCTGGCCTGGTGCAAACAATCGTGCTCAGCCGGGCCGGGGGTCGCACCGGTGTGCCGGAGACCGAGACGCTCGAGCAGCTGGCGCGGTTAAGGGCCTCGCTCTGCCTCTATCTGAGTGCTCGCCATGTCGAGGAAGTGCAGGCGACCCTTCTGGAGCACTATCCCGCCGACACCCCCGTCGCCATCGGCTACAGGGTCAGCTGGCCCGACCAATGGCTGCAGGTGGTGCCGCTGGAGCGCATGGCGCAGACTTCACAGGAGCGGGGATTGATTCGTACAACCCTGTACGCGATCAGCCCAGCGCTGACGGCCCACGGCCATCGCTCCAAGCTCTATTCACCGGAACACGACCACCTCTTCCGTCCGCAGCGCTGACGGCTCGGGGGCTGCCGATGGTGGTTTAAGATTCCGTTGTACGGGCGATTAGCACAGTGGTAGCGCACTTCCTTCACACGGAAGGGGTCACTGGTTCGAATCCAGTATCGCCCATGTCTTGATCAACGATCGACTGATCGGTTCGCCACGATCCCATCATGATTGTTGACGATGACAGAACAGGTCACTGCATTTAAGGTTAGAGGCCTTTGCTTTGGGTCTTCATGGGAGCGAGTCATGGCCATGATTCCTCCATGCTCACCTCTGCTGAGGAGGCTGATTCGACAGCCGCTGATTCAACAGCCACAGTCACCGGTCTCACTGCTGCTGGTTTGGCCCTGCGGCAGGCTCGCGAGGCCCGGAGCCTGAGCCTCCACGATCTGGCAGGCAACCTGCGCATGGGCGAAGAGCAGCTGGCAGCTCTGGAGGCCGGCGACCGCGCCAATCTGCCTGAAGCGGTGTTCATCAAGGCGATGGTGCGACGCGTCGCCGACAAACTTGGACTGGAGCCCGACGCGCTCGTCAGGGGCCTCACCGATCTTGATCAGGAGCGCTCCCGAACCAAGGAGACCCCCTCCAGATCCATTGCCGCGCCGCGCAGCAAGAGCCAGGCGCGCCCGACGCCACAACGCCGACCCGGATGGCTGGGGCTCGCGACCCTGTCGGGGTTGATTGCCATCGCAGCCGTGATCGCCGGGCTGTTCAGCCTGAACAGGATCACCCCGGAACCCTCCACCGCCGCCCAACCAAGCGAAGCCACAGCGGTCGAGCCACCGACGCCCCCCCAGCCTCCGGCAGCAGTCCCCACCGTGACGGTCACATCCCAGGAGCCCAGCTGGCTGATGATCCGCAACGCCAAAGGCGCCATCCTCTTTGAGGGCATGCTGAAAAGCAGCACCACCCTGCGTGGTGAGCGGGGGGTTGAAATCTATGCCGGACGGCCTGATCTGGTGAAGGTGAGCACCGGAGAGGGAAACAACGCCTCCACAGCCCGGACCCTCGGGAAGATCGATGACGTGCGCTGGTATCGGGTCACTGCTGAACCATCACCGTCAGATTCAGCCCTGTGATCTCACGGAGCACCGGGGCACAGCTCTCCAGACTCCATTGCTCCAGGCTGATGTTCTGATTCACGCGCTCGGGAATCAGGCCGAGCTGGAGCTCTTGGCCCGTAACCTCGGCCTGAATCGAGGCCACCACAGGCTCCGGGCGACGGTCGAGCGCTGCCGCCAGGCGCAGCAACAGGGCCATCTCCGACACCGTGGTGCGATTGGCACGAGACTGCAGCGCCTGCCAGGCTTCATGCCGTTTCTTCGGCAGGCTGCGGCGGTGATAACGGGCAATGGCAGCCACCATCAAGTGCTCCGCCTCTGAGTAACCCAGCAATTCGCCGTGGCGAATCAGATACCAGGAATGCTTGTGGTAGGCACTGAGATTGATGTGTTGGCCGCAGGTGTGGAGCATGGCGGCCGCCCAGAGCAGATCACGGCCAGGCCCCTCATCACGATGCAGGCGGCCACGGGTGGCGTCATAGAGGCTGAGAGCATGGGAAGCGACCCGTTCGGCCCGCAGCTGATTGACGGCGAACCGCTGCACCTGATGGATGACGGTGCGCTGGCGGATGCTGCTCTGAAAACTGAAGCGATCCTCGAGCAAGCCATGCCGGAGCATCCAGTCGACGATCAACCCCTCCCGGAGCGCCCGCTCGCTGAGCACCAGCTCCTGGACGGCGAGCATCTGCATGGTGGTCTGCAGGATCAGCGCACCCGGCACGATGATTTCGGCGCGGCGGTCGTTGATTGGAGCCAGGGCGCGGCGCTGCTCCGGTGACATGTCGACCAGTTTGTCGACGACGCGATCCAGCCTCTGCCTGGAGATGCGATACCCATGCAGCTTCAGCGGGGGTCGCTCCTCCTCACTGGCAGCGAGCGCCCCGATGGCCATGGCGGTGCCACTGGTGGCCACCATCACGGGGGTCTCACCGGGCTTGATCCGCCGCCGCACCTTGTCGACCGCCGGCTCCAGCGATCCCTGAATGAACGCCTGCAGGAAGGCCCGCCTCTGGGCCGGCATCGGATCGTGCTTCACGAAATCCCGCTGCAGGCGCACAGCACCCACCCGGGTGCTGGTGAGCGCCCGGGCATCACGGCCATCAGCAAGGATCAACTCCGTGGAGCCACCGCCGATATCCAGGAGCAGGTGGGGACGGTCCCCGAATGGCATCCCCGACAACACACCCAGGTAAATCAGCCGCGCCTCCTCCGGGCCACTGACCAGATCCACCTCCAGATCCAGCTCCTCCTTCACCATCTGAAGAAACTCCCGGCCGTTGGGTGCTTCCCGCACGGCACTGGTGGCGGCTGTCACCACCTGCTCCACCTGATGGCTGGCGGCGAGGTCGCGGAAGCGCCGCAGCGTTTCCAGGGCCCTGGCCATCGCCGCATCGGTGAGCTTACCGCTGTCGGGATCACGCTCACCCAGCCGGGTAGTGGATTTCTCCGCCAGTTCGATGCTGAAAGTGTGCAGGCTGGGATCAACGGCAGCCACCAGAAGGTGGGTGGAATTGGTGCCGATATCGATCGCCGCCACCTGGCGAAGCCGGCGGCCATTGCGCAGCACTCCCTGGGGGGAAGGGGCCGCCTCCATCTCGGCCGTCACTGGCTCGCGCAGCGCGGAGGGGTCGGCACCCGCCATGGAGCAGCAGTCGTCAATCCGCCCCACTCTGCCACCGCTTCCCCAGCCGCTTCCGACTGCGGCCCTGGTCACGCGATGCCTATGGTTTCGCAGTCGCAGAGCGTCGTGAGCAGCGCCTTGTCCCGTTCCGACCTCACCGCCTGGATCCAGCTGCTGCGTTGGAACAAACCCACGGGTCGCCTGATCCTGCTGATTCCGGCGGGCTGGAGTTTGTGGCTGGCACCCACCGCCCCACCCTCTCCCTCCCTGGTGCTGTGGATCGTGCTGGGGGGCGTGGCCATCAGTGGCGCCGGCTGCATCGCCAACGACCTCTGGGATCGACGCTTCGATCGAGAGGTGGCCCGCACCCGAAACCGCCCCCTGGCCCAGGGGAAGCTCTCGCTCACCTCGGCGTTTGCTGCGCTGGTGCTGCTGCTGCTGCTCGGCCTGGCGGTGGTGCTGGCGTTGCCGGCGACCAGCCGACTGACCTGTCTGCTGCTGGCGATTCTGGCCTTACCCCCGATCCTTCTCTATCCATCAGCGAAACGCTGGCTTGCCTATCCCCAGGCGGTTCTCGCCCTCTGCTGGGGATTCGCCGTCCTGATTCCCTGGGCCGCCAGCGGTGCCAGCCTGCAGGCCTCCTGGCCTTTACTCGGCTGCTGGATGGCCACCCTGCTCTGGACCTTCGGGTTCGACACCGTTTATGCCATGGCAGACCGGCCTGACGATGCCCGTCTGGGCCTGAACAGCAGCGCCCTGAGCCTGGGCCATCGCGCCGTGCGCGTGGTGCGCATCAGCTACGCCCTCACCAGCCTCTGCCTGGCGATCGCCGCCTGGCAGGGTGGGCTGGGCTGGCCGTTCTGGCCCTGCTGGCTCCTCGCCAGCGTTGGCATGCAGCGCGCTGCGGGCGAGCTGCGCGGCGATCAGTCCCAGCCGATGGCCCTCTTCGGACGCCATTTCCAGCAGCAGGTCTGGCTCGGATCCCTACTGCTCCTGGGTCTGATCCTGGGCAGGATCAGCTGACCCATCGCCGCAACCACCTTGGCTCCTCGCCCCGATCACCGGGCTGTGCTGCCGCCCCCCCAACCCTTGCAGCAGGGTGATGGCGTCGCCGTGGTGGCCGCCAGTTCCGCCCTTGACGATCCCAGTGCCCTTCAGGCCGGCCTCGATCTGCTGACGTCCTGGGGATTGGAGGTGAGACCGCACAAGACAAGCGGGCGCCGCTGGGGCTATCTGGCCGGGACGGATCAAGAGCGCCGCGCCGATCTCACGCCCACGCTCCCCGCCCGGCTGCTGGCCTGTGCCCGTGGCGGCTGGGGGGCAGCCCGGCTGCTGGAGGAGCCGCTGCACTGGACTCCGGGATGGCTGCTGGGTTTCTCCGATGTGACCGCCCTGCTCTGGGCCCGCTTGGCCGCCGGCATCCCCGGCGGCGTGCATGGCCCCCTGCTCACCACACTGGCCAGCTAACCGGGCTGGAGCCAGCAGCGCCTGCGCGATCTGTTGTTTGGTCAGCCCATTCCCCCCCTGCAGGGCTGCAGCTGGCGCGGTGGCCGGGGCCGCGGCCCCCTGGTGGTAGCGAATCTCACAGTGGCCAGTCACCTGCTCGGCAGCAGCCACGTTCCCCAACTCGACGGGGCGATTCTGGTGCTGGAAGACGTTGGCGAAGCGCCCTATCGGCTCGATCGCATGCTCACCCACTGGCGGCTGCTTGGCCTGCTGCAGAACCTGGCCGGCCTTGGCTTCGGTCGCTTCAGCGGCTGCGATGAACGGGACGGGGAGCGCTCCGGCTTCCAGCTGGAGGACGTGTTGCGGGAGCGGACGGCCGACCTGGCCATCCCGCTGCTGGGCGAGCTGCCCGTGGGCCACGGTGCGGGCGGCAATGCGGCGCTGCCCCTGGGCCGGATGGCGGAACTCGATGGCGATCGGGGCCTGCTCAGCCTGCTCTGAGCGCCAGCACCGCCTCCGCCACGGTGAGATCAAAGGGCGTCGTGACCTTGATGTTGGCGGGGCCGGCCTCCAGCACGCGCACCTGCCAGCCCAGCCGTTCATACAGCGAGGCATCGTCGGTGACAGTCCAGCCCTGCTCGAGCGCTTGGCGGTGCCCCTGCCGCAGCTGCTCCACGGCAAACCCCTGGGGAGTCTGCGCCGCCCAGAGGCTGGAGCGATCCGGCGTTGCTGTGATCCGCCCCGCCGCATCCACACGCTTGATCGTGTCGGTCACGGGGGTGGCGGCAATCACCGCTTCTCCCGCCTTCACCGCTGAAGCACAGCGATTGAACAGCTCCGGCTCCACCAGGCAACGCGCTCCGTCGTGAATGAGCACATGCACGGCCTCCGCCGGCAGGGCTGCCAGACCTCGCTCCACAGACTGCTGGCGGGTGCTGCCCCCCTCGATCCAGATCACCGGCTTGGCCGTGTCGCGCATCAGCGGGGCGATGGCGACCTGATCCACCGGTTGGCCAACGATGCCGATCCAGGAAATGGACGAGGCCTGCAACGCCGCCTCCAGGGTCCAGGCCAGCACCGGCCTCCCGGCCAATGGCAGGAGCAGCTTGTTGCACTCGGCACCCATGCGACGTCCACTGCCTGCGGCGGCGATCAACAGATGCACAAGCGACTCCTCGGACCAGCGGGCGGAAACGGCCTCCATACAATCAGCTCGCACCGTTCTGTGCTGCTGGTTCATGCGTGTTCTTGCCCTCAGTCCGGGGAGTGTTCAGCAGCAACTCCAACGCCTACCGGCCCTGGCGGCGGTGGCGGAGCAACTGGGCGGCACGCTGCAGGTGGCGGCACCCGCCGCCAGCCGCGAGGTGTGGACGCTGCTTCCCGCCATGGAGAAGCTGATTCCCTTCCCTTTCGAGGCAGCGCCAACGCTCGCCGACTGGGCCAACCTGCTGGGCTCCGTGCGCGAGCCGGATTTTCAGGTGTGCCTCAATTTTGCGGAGGGGCGTCAGGTGAATCTGATGCTGTCGATGAGTCACATCCCCACCCGCATCGCCAGCAGCGGCTTCGCCAGCACGGCCATCGCCAGGCCCACAGAGGGCTGGCCCGCTCAACAGCCGCAAGGCTTCCTCGCGGCCATCGGTTTGTCGCTCGATGCCAACAGCTTTCGCCTCTCCCTTCCAGCCACAGCACTGAACGAAGCCCGAGACCAGCAACCGGCCGGCGAGGGGCCGATGCTGCTGCTCGCTCCAGGCGGCGGAAGCCATGACTGGCCGGCGGAGCGTTGGCACAGCCTTCCCGACACGATCCGCACCCGGCTGGCCAACCTGCGTTGCCATGCACTGCCACCGGGCGGGTCTCTGCTCAGCCGTGCGGCTTCGATCGCCAGCGCTGATGTGGTGCTCAGCAGCTGCCCGATCAGCCAGCTGCTCGCTGTTTATAGCGGCGTGCCTCTGGTGGCCCTTGGCGCCGACCCACAGCAGCTACCCGCCCGTGAAGGGCTCAAGGCCCTCCGAGCCCCTGCCGGCGGCCTGCCATCCCTCGATCCCCAGGATGTGCTGAGCGCGCTGGGCTTCTGATGCCAAGCCCGGCGCCACGCCTGCCCCAGCTCAAGCGTCTGGCCAGACCGTGGCTGCTGCCGGTGCTCGCTCTGGCGGCGGTGATCTGCGGCGGTGCTCTGGGCTACCGCATCACCGAAGGCTGGGACTGGGGGGATTGCCTCTGGATGGTGTTGATCACCATCACCACGATCGGCTACGGCGAAGTGGAGCCGCTCTCTCAGGCCGGCAGGTTGGTGACGGTGCTGATCATTGCCGGTGGCCTGGTGGTGGTGCAGCTCTCGATTCAGCGCCTCCTGGGGCTGACAGAATCCGGCTATTTCCGGCAGTTGCGCGAGCTGCGCTTCCGGCGGATCCTGCGGCGCATGCACAACCACGTCATTCTCTGTGGCTACGGCCGCATCGGCCGTGAGATCAGTGCCCAGCTGCAGTTGGACAACGTCCCTGTTCTGGTGGTGGAACTGGATCCGGAACGGCGACAAGCCGCGGAGGAGAGCGGCCTGCGGGTGCTTCAGGCGGATGCCACCCTCGATGAAACCCTGCTGGAGGCTGGTCTCGAACGCTGCCGAAGCCTTGTCGCCGCCCTGCCGAGCAACGCGGCCAATCTCTATGTGGTGTTGAGTGCCCGCGGACTCAAGCCCCGCTGCCGGCTGATCGCCAGGGCCGACAGTGAAGAATCAGCCGCAAAATTGCGCCTGGCAGGAGCGAATGTGGTGGTGAGTCCCTACGTGGCCGGAGGGCGGATGATGGCTGCCACCGCCCTCCGGCCCCTGGCGGTGGACTTCATG includes:
- a CDS encoding DUF3067 family protein; this translates as MLVDSPATVPEPLTVEEVIACLQQRWQASYDLQLVVRQGRLYLQVMWAYLEQQSFPMDETAYRHHLAEVLEVVNRLAQADAVRQWLASTRDRPRLGKALSLQLQGAERLEEFLL
- the petC gene encoding cytochrome b6-f complex iron-sulfur subunit yields the protein MTQASSSDVPGMGRRQFMNLLTFGSVTGVALGALYPVVNYFIPPRAAGSGGGTAAKDELGNPITATGWLSNHPSGDRSLVQGLKGDPTYLIVDGDDAIGSYGINAICTHLGCVVPWNSGANKFMCPCHGSQYDATGKVVRGPAPLSLALANVSVEDDNVFVSQWTDTDFRTGEKPWWV
- the petA gene encoding cytochrome f gives rise to the protein MRRLLSPLLAALIVGVSVFTAPTASWAYPFWAQQNYDSPREATGKIVCANCHLAKKLTQAEVPQSVLPDSVFKAVVKIPYDTSVPEIGADGSDVPLQVGAVVMLPDGFSLAPQDRWTDDIKEETEGVYFTQYSDDQPNVILVGPIPGDQHQEIVFPILSPDPATDSNIHFGKYSIHVGGNRGRGQVYPTGDKSNNTVFTAPGAGRISAIEAGDNGASVVTITAADGSEVSETIPVGPQLLVAIGDEVEAGAALTNDPNVGGFGQLDTEVVLQNPVRIYGLLAFFAAVALAQIMLVLKKRQIEKVQAAEGV
- the lgt gene encoding prolipoprotein diacylglyceryl transferase, which gives rise to MFTSPGPELVQLGPFVLRWYGLLIALAVLIGLNLSSWLAKQRHLEQGLISDLLPILVLAAVVGARLYYVAFEWRNYQGAWWEAFAIWRGGIAIHGALLAGTVAVILFCRWRRQPLWDVLDVLVPSVVLGQAIGRWGNFFNSEAFGVPTDLPWKLFIAYPNRPAVFADAEFFHPTFLYESVWNLGVFGLLMVLFVRGHRGRLVLPAGALSCLYLLTYSLGRFWIEGLRIDPLCLRGLPPFCDGGLRMAQLMSLALIALAGVGLWWLYGRKRPLPDPCGHRREAA
- the cobM gene encoding precorrin-4 C(11)-methyltransferase; protein product: MTQTDALVSIVGAGPGAPDLLTRRAEDRIRSADVLIWTDSLVSPEIAALAGPDCERIRSSTLTLEDVVPLMIDRVRQGLRVVRLHDGDPCLYGALTEQICGLADAGIDTEVVPGLSAYQATASALKAELTIPGLVQTIVLSRAGGRTGVPETETLEQLARLRASLCLYLSARHVEEVQATLLEHYPADTPVAIGYRVSWPDQWLQVVPLERMAQTSQERGLIRTTLYAISPALTAHGHRSKLYSPEHDHLFRPQR
- a CDS encoding helix-turn-helix domain-containing protein, whose protein sequence is MLTSAEEADSTAADSTATVTGLTAAGLALRQAREARSLSLHDLAGNLRMGEEQLAALEAGDRANLPEAVFIKAMVRRVADKLGLEPDALVRGLTDLDQERSRTKETPSRSIAAPRSKSQARPTPQRRPGWLGLATLSGLIAIAAVIAGLFSLNRITPEPSTAAQPSEATAVEPPTPPQPPAAVPTVTVTSQEPSWLMIRNAKGAILFEGMLKSSTTLRGERGVEIYAGRPDLVKVSTGEGNNASTARTLGKIDDVRWYRVTAEPSPSDSAL
- a CDS encoding Ppx/GppA phosphatase family protein codes for the protein MAGADPSALREPVTAEMEAAPSPQGVLRNGRRLRQVAAIDIGTNSTHLLVAAVDPSLHTFSIELAEKSTTRLGERDPDSGKLTDAAMARALETLRRFRDLAASHQVEQVVTAATSAVREAPNGREFLQMVKEELDLEVDLVSGPEEARLIYLGVLSGMPFGDRPHLLLDIGGGSTELILADGRDARALTSTRVGAVRLQRDFVKHDPMPAQRRAFLQAFIQGSLEPAVDKVRRRIKPGETPVMVATSGTAMAIGALAASEEERPPLKLHGYRISRQRLDRVVDKLVDMSPEQRRALAPINDRRAEIIVPGALILQTTMQMLAVQELVLSERALREGLIVDWMLRHGLLEDRFSFQSSIRQRTVIHQVQRFAVNQLRAERVASHALSLYDATRGRLHRDEGPGRDLLWAAAMLHTCGQHINLSAYHKHSWYLIRHGELLGYSEAEHLMVAAIARYHRRSLPKKRHEAWQALQSRANRTTVSEMALLLRLAAALDRRPEPVVASIQAEVTGQELQLGLIPERVNQNISLEQWSLESCAPVLREITGLNLTVMVQQ
- a CDS encoding 4-hydroxybenzoate polyprenyltransferase; this translates as MVSQSQSVVSSALSRSDLTAWIQLLRWNKPTGRLILLIPAGWSLWLAPTAPPSPSLVLWIVLGGVAISGAGCIANDLWDRRFDREVARTRNRPLAQGKLSLTSAFAALVLLLLLGLAVVLALPATSRLTCLLLAILALPPILLYPSAKRWLAYPQAVLALCWGFAVLIPWAASGASLQASWPLLGCWMATLLWTFGFDTVYAMADRPDDARLGLNSSALSLGHRAVRVVRISYALTSLCLAIAAWQGGLGWPFWPCWLLASVGMQRAAGELRGDQSQPMALFGRHFQQQVWLGSLLLLGLILGRIS
- the ispD gene encoding 2-C-methyl-D-erythritol 4-phosphate cytidylyltransferase, whose protein sequence is MHLLIAAAGSGRRMGAECNKLLLPLAGRPVLAWTLEAALQASSISWIGIVGQPVDQVAIAPLMRDTAKPVIWIEGGSTRQQSVERGLAALPAEAVHVLIHDGARCLVEPELFNRCASAVKAGEAVIAATPVTDTIKRVDAAGRITATPDRSSLWAAQTPQGFAVEQLRQGHRQALEQGWTVTDDASLYERLGWQVRVLEAGPANIKVTTPFDLTVAEAVLALRAG
- a CDS encoding glycosyltransferase family 9 protein, with the translated sequence MRVLALSPGSVQQQLQRLPALAAVAEQLGGTLQVAAPAASREVWTLLPAMEKLIPFPFEAAPTLADWANLLGSVREPDFQVCLNFAEGRQVNLMLSMSHIPTRIASSGFASTAIARPTEGWPAQQPQGFLAAIGLSLDANSFRLSLPATALNEARDQQPAGEGPMLLLAPGGGSHDWPAERWHSLPDTIRTRLANLRCHALPPGGSLLSRAASIASADVVLSSCPISQLLAVYSGVPLVALGADPQQLPAREGLKALRAPAGGLPSLDPQDVLSALGF
- a CDS encoding TrkA family potassium uptake protein; its protein translation is MPSPAPRLPQLKRLARPWLLPVLALAAVICGGALGYRITEGWDWGDCLWMVLITITTIGYGEVEPLSQAGRLVTVLIIAGGLVVVQLSIQRLLGLTESGYFRQLRELRFRRILRRMHNHVILCGYGRIGREISAQLQLDNVPVLVVELDPERRQAAEESGLRVLQADATLDETLLEAGLERCRSLVAALPSNAANLYVVLSARGLKPRCRLIARADSEESAAKLRLAGANVVVSPYVAGGRMMAATALRPLAVDFMDLLAGSDCEIEEFQLSNDPLLLHHLPGRSLSELQLGRRTGAMVLAIRDRGRLIANPGGDVVLAPGQLLVVLGSKGQLRLLRDLLGSAVDMVETMGRTGGG